From Paralcaligenes sp. KSB-10:
GGTGCCATCCAGCTCGCGTTCGGTGATGAGCAAAAACGGAAACGCTTCGGAGGTCTGGTTGAGATGTCGGCGCCAGTGCGCCGGTCGCAGGAAGGCTTTTCCCTTGGGATCGTTACGCTCGTAGTCGACACGCGTGGTCGTCTTGCCGGTCAGGAAATCCACGCCCCAGGTTTCGCAATCATCGACGCTCGTCCCGAACTTCAGGTCTTCGTACAGGCGCTCGCAGCCGGAAAATAGATATCCGCCAGCTCCACCGTTTCGGATTGGCCATCAGGCCGGTGGCGGACGTGGCCGTACACAAACGGGTGTTGCCATCGAGGTTGGCTGAGCGCAGCCCACCGCGCCAAAACTTGCCAAGTGTGTAGAACTCTTCGATTGTGAGTTGGCCGGAGTTATAACAGGCCAGGTTCTGGCGGCCTTGTTGCCAGGCGTCACGAAATTTCTCGATGAAGAAATCCATGGCTTCAGGCCAGCTTACCGGCTCCAGCGACGCGCCCTTGCGGCGGCGAACCATGGGCGTTGTGCCGCGGCGTTTGCTACGGTTGGCCACCCAGGCATGTTCGCCCTTGGGGCCGAGATGACCGAAATTGACCGGATGGGTAGCGTTGCCGCGTACGCCAACGATCTCGCCATCCTTTACTGCGATATCGAGACCGCAGCCGTTGGAGCACAGAATACAGGCTGAATGCACCCAAGCGTCGGGCTCATCCTGGATACCGAGGTTGATGTCGATCCTGGGCTGCATATGTTCCTCCCTTGGCGGCACATAAAAAAGCAGACACGCGCGGAGGCCGTCTCATCCACGAAGCCGACTTTGGCAATTGTAGACAGAAAATATAGTTCTATCCTAAAAATGACATAACCCCTTGATTTTCGGCACTGGATAGGTCGTGATGAATACTATTGTTCTATCCTGGCCGGAATGGACGCCCATATTGCTCAGAAAATATAGTTCTATCCTACGCAAATTTGAGCCCGAACCGCCTTCCGAGTAACATCTTCCGGCTACCGCCTTTACGTTAAATCCATTGGGGGCTCTTACCTATACCTTGCACTGAACCTTAAATTTAATCGATAGCAAGCCCCTTTCGTATACAGG
This genomic window contains:
- a CDS encoding molybdopterin-dependent oxidoreductase; its protein translation is MQPRIDINLGIQDEPDAWVHSACILCSNGCGLDIAVKDGEIVGVRGNATHPVNFGHLGPKGEHAWVANRSKRRGTTPMVRRRKGASLEPVSWPEAMDFFIEKFRDAWQQGRQNLACYNSGQLTIEEFYTLGKFWRGGLRSANLDGNTRLCTATSATGLMANPKRWSWRISIFRLRAPVRRPEVRDERR